A DNA window from Candidatus Protochlamydia naegleriophila contains the following coding sequences:
- a CDS encoding DUF2490 domain-containing protein — protein MASLRKQFSFWLAALSLLPCHAAFPANWDIEYWQSLRWTHWTCAHTTLYTTGEVRLNRGCSSPCYYRLTGNLARRIRPFLDAEAHFSFIYNKSRGSPHFTNTQRLELEINPKISFNSGINLKCRNRLELIKKQQSVQIQTVLRHKISLTFPIQGCGRLNTLTCSEEFYYDLNTHLFTQSRFFPLELNYAVTPNTSLNVYCMIRHFLSNDKWYRSLVLGTEFNF, from the coding sequence ATGGCATCTCTCAGGAAACAATTCAGCTTCTGGCTGGCGGCTCTATCGCTACTTCCTTGCCATGCGGCTTTTCCAGCCAACTGGGATATCGAATATTGGCAAAGCTTGCGCTGGACTCATTGGACATGCGCCCACACAACACTCTATACAACGGGCGAGGTGCGCTTGAATCGCGGCTGCTCCAGCCCCTGCTATTACCGTCTCACAGGCAACCTTGCCCGCAGAATCAGGCCCTTTCTGGATGCGGAAGCTCACTTTAGCTTCATCTACAATAAGTCGCGCGGCTCTCCCCATTTCACGAATACGCAGCGGCTTGAGTTAGAAATCAATCCCAAAATAAGTTTTAACAGTGGAATCAATCTCAAATGCCGCAATCGGCTCGAACTCATCAAGAAACAACAGAGTGTGCAAATACAGACAGTTTTAAGACATAAAATCTCCCTTACTTTCCCAATCCAAGGATGCGGCCGCTTAAATACACTCACTTGTTCAGAAGAATTTTATTACGATTTAAACACTCATCTATTCACGCAAAGTCGGTTTTTTCCTTTAGAGTTGAATTATGCCGTCACACCCAATACCTCTCTCAATGTTTACTGCATGATCAGACACTTCCTCAGCAATGATAAATGGTATCGCAGTCTGGTACTGGGAACAGAATTTAACTTTTAA
- a CDS encoding pentapeptide repeat-containing protein: MTSHINETYKSNDFSKQTMSEQSFMACEFHNCNFTESTLWNAKFVNCVFKGCNISLVKMDGCHFQDVRFIDCKLVGADFFKCDKPFFSVQFTHSILHYCNFSDLNLKGISFAECKLKECHFTNSGLVGANFKDSDLLGTIFHNSDLSKADFSSAINYDIDPRTNKIKKAKFSLPEAAALLRGFDIHLV; the protein is encoded by the coding sequence ATGACATCCCATATCAACGAGACCTATAAATCAAACGACTTTTCTAAACAAACAATGAGCGAACAGTCGTTCATGGCCTGTGAATTTCACAATTGCAACTTCACGGAAAGCACCCTATGGAATGCCAAATTTGTGAACTGTGTCTTTAAAGGATGCAATATCAGTCTCGTAAAAATGGATGGTTGCCACTTTCAGGACGTTCGGTTCATCGATTGCAAGCTTGTGGGAGCCGATTTTTTTAAATGCGACAAGCCCTTTTTTTCTGTGCAATTCACCCATTCTATCCTCCACTACTGCAATTTTTCAGATCTCAACTTGAAAGGGATCTCCTTTGCAGAATGCAAGCTTAAAGAGTGCCATTTTACAAATAGTGGTTTAGTGGGAGCGAACTTTAAAGATAGCGATCTTTTAGGCACCATTTTTCACAACTCCGACCTTTCTAAAGCCGATTTTTCTAGCGCGATAAATTACGATATCGATCCCCGGACCAATAAAATTAAAAAAGCCAAATTTTCACTTCCGGAAGCAGCTGCTCTTTTGCGCGGGTTTGACATTCACCTAGTTTAG
- the abc-f gene encoding ribosomal protection-like ABC-F family protein produces the protein MTRLLIQFSHFFKSFASHSLFEDISLSINRGDLLAIVGENGAGKTTLLQLLAGNLKPDSGHFSKAADLSIGFLPQEIVIADPSISVRAYIESADLTDLEKQMTLYLESDQLIKWAELHANYEALGGYRRAPVEKVLEGLKLDSSLLELPMANLSSGQKVRTALAKALIDNPALLLLDEPTNHLDQEMVQWLKAILHQREGASVIVSHDRAFLNSTCNRLVEIKNGRLISYGGNYDFYLNEQERLLERQLKAYESQEEERSLLKQKIKSLTFSKKKANPAKDRNIMCYDARGEYHQKSLQHNLDGLKARLAKIEANLLPHPIPKGIKGLRFNPAQLSVSVVIELDKATKSYGNKVLFSGFSKIISNGDRIIVNGANGAGKTTLLRCIAGLTALDGGKIKWAQNAKVAYLDQEGELLPMDKTALEYFEEQFNLNEEEVRRELHKAALGGADLLRRPLSTLSAGQRKRLSLLSLILARPNVLLLDEPTNHLDLKTLEAFERALLDFEGAILAVSHDATFIDKIATETWEL, from the coding sequence ATGACGCGTCTCCTTATCCAATTTTCCCATTTTTTTAAATCGTTTGCTTCACACTCTCTTTTTGAAGATATTTCCTTGTCAATCAATCGAGGGGATCTTTTGGCCATCGTCGGAGAAAATGGAGCGGGAAAAACGACCCTCTTGCAATTGCTGGCTGGAAACCTCAAGCCCGATTCCGGGCATTTTAGCAAGGCAGCCGATCTCTCGATCGGATTTTTGCCTCAGGAAATTGTCATCGCAGATCCCTCTATCAGCGTACGCGCCTATATCGAATCTGCGGACCTTACCGATCTAGAAAAACAAATGACGCTCTATTTGGAGAGCGATCAATTAATCAAATGGGCTGAACTGCATGCCAACTATGAAGCGCTTGGAGGCTATCGAAGAGCTCCTGTAGAGAAAGTCTTAGAGGGCTTGAAGCTCGATAGCAGCCTCTTAGAGCTCCCCATGGCCAATTTAAGCAGCGGGCAGAAAGTCAGGACCGCATTGGCAAAAGCACTGATCGACAATCCTGCTCTTTTATTGCTTGACGAGCCAACTAATCATCTAGACCAAGAGATGGTGCAGTGGCTTAAAGCAATCTTGCATCAAAGAGAAGGTGCGAGTGTGATTGTTTCCCACGACCGAGCATTTCTCAATTCGACCTGCAACCGACTAGTCGAGATTAAAAATGGCAGGTTAATCTCATATGGAGGCAACTATGATTTTTATCTCAATGAACAAGAACGCCTCTTAGAGAGGCAGCTAAAAGCCTACGAAAGCCAAGAAGAGGAACGATCTCTTTTAAAACAGAAGATCAAATCCCTAACATTTTCTAAAAAGAAAGCTAATCCTGCAAAAGACCGCAACATCATGTGCTATGACGCACGAGGAGAGTATCATCAGAAATCGCTGCAACACAATCTCGACGGCTTAAAGGCTCGTCTTGCAAAAATTGAAGCCAACCTTCTGCCCCATCCTATACCTAAAGGAATCAAAGGCCTTCGATTCAATCCCGCACAACTCTCTGTGTCTGTTGTAATCGAGCTCGATAAAGCCACTAAATCTTACGGCAATAAGGTGTTATTCTCTGGCTTCAGCAAAATCATATCTAATGGAGACCGAATCATCGTCAACGGAGCTAATGGGGCTGGAAAAACAACTCTTCTTCGATGCATCGCAGGCCTAACGGCTCTAGATGGAGGGAAAATCAAATGGGCTCAGAATGCCAAAGTTGCCTATCTCGATCAAGAAGGGGAACTCTTGCCAATGGACAAAACGGCTCTTGAATACTTTGAAGAACAGTTCAATTTAAACGAAGAAGAAGTCAGGCGGGAGCTGCATAAAGCAGCTCTTGGAGGAGCTGATCTTTTAAGGCGCCCGCTTTCCACGCTAAGTGCCGGGCAGAGGAAGCGCCTGTCGCTCCTTTCTTTGATCCTGGCTAGGCCCAATGTTCTTTTGCTGGATGAGCCAACAAACCACCTGGACTTAAAGACTTTGGAAGCATTTGAAAGGGCTCTCCTTGACTTTGAAGGCGCTATTTTAGCTGTGTCCCACGATGCAACTTTTATCGATAAAATCGCGACAGAAACATGGGAACTTTGA
- a CDS encoding CPBP family intramembrane glutamic endopeptidase gives MPLMTLLAFIFLSGSFLSLWVRREPKIWETLICLSLLAGLVAGHITWVGLAFIACLSMLWLLYDRKPNAWFFIILVCFSMSFKLRLIPGYYPFLITSKFAVGLENPLIGLFPLALLVPLAKDMQDWKGVLKGLACGLLGIGLLAFLAAISGAARWDFTLPSYMALRTLSNLILTSIPEEGFYRGFVQKTLCEYFKNYRCGSLIALILTSALFSFAHIFWSPNVAILGFTFLASLLYGSVYLYSGKIESAILCHFLLNVIHMTFFSYHAA, from the coding sequence ATGCCGCTCATGACTCTCTTAGCATTTATATTTTTGAGCGGTTCTTTTTTAAGTTTATGGGTTCGCCGCGAACCTAAAATCTGGGAAACGCTGATTTGCCTCAGTTTGCTAGCTGGGCTAGTTGCTGGCCATATCACTTGGGTTGGCTTAGCATTCATTGCATGCCTTTCAATGCTGTGGCTGTTGTATGATCGCAAACCAAATGCATGGTTTTTTATCATTCTCGTTTGTTTTAGCATGAGTTTCAAGTTGAGATTAATACCTGGGTACTATCCTTTTTTGATTACGTCCAAATTTGCTGTCGGATTGGAAAATCCATTGATTGGACTCTTCCCTTTGGCTCTCTTAGTTCCACTTGCTAAAGATATGCAAGACTGGAAAGGAGTCTTAAAAGGGTTGGCATGCGGACTTTTAGGAATTGGCCTGCTAGCTTTTCTTGCCGCAATTAGCGGCGCGGCGCGATGGGATTTTACGCTACCTTCTTATATGGCCCTCCGCACATTAAGCAACCTGATTTTAACCTCCATTCCCGAAGAGGGATTTTATCGGGGATTTGTTCAAAAAACTCTTTGCGAATACTTCAAGAATTACAGATGCGGATCACTCATCGCATTGATTCTCACATCGGCACTCTTCTCCTTCGCTCATATTTTTTGGAGCCCCAATGTAGCCATTTTAGGCTTTACATTTCTTGCGAGTCTTCTATATGGAAGCGTCTATTTATATTCAGGAAAAATTGAAAGTGCGATTCTTTGCCACTTCTTGTTGAATGTCATCCACATGACATTTTTTTCCTATCATGCTGCCTAA
- a CDS encoding aldo/keto reductase, which translates to MEKRKLGNSSLEVSALGLGCMGMSWSYGPPKDKQEMIALLHAAIERGITFFDTAEVYGPYTNEELLGEALSPFQRKIVIATKFGFKPEKEGEMRWSLLDSRPEHIKQVAEGSLKRLKIDAIDLFYLHRVDPNVPIEDVAGAVKDLIEEGKVKHFGLSEAGVKTIRRAHAVQPVTALQSEYSLWWRKPEEEVLPTLEELGIGFVPFSPLGKGFLTGKINANTEFDSTDFRNSVPRFNMENRQANQALVDLLRSFAKQKKATPAQIALAWLLAKKPWIVPIPGTTKLDRLEENIGAVDVKLTADDLRAIENASSKIKIEGNRYPDALEQMTGR; encoded by the coding sequence ATGGAAAAACGCAAGCTTGGAAATAGCAGTCTGGAAGTATCGGCCCTTGGACTTGGCTGCATGGGGATGAGCTGGTCATACGGTCCGCCTAAAGATAAGCAGGAAATGATCGCCCTGCTTCATGCCGCCATTGAGCGAGGCATTACCTTCTTCGACACTGCCGAAGTCTATGGCCCCTACACCAATGAAGAACTGTTGGGCGAAGCTCTCTCCCCATTCCAAAGGAAAATCGTCATTGCAACCAAATTTGGCTTTAAACCGGAAAAAGAAGGTGAAATGCGCTGGAGCCTATTGGATAGCCGTCCAGAGCATATCAAGCAAGTTGCCGAGGGATCGCTCAAGCGGCTGAAGATCGATGCCATTGACCTGTTTTATCTGCATCGGGTCGATCCGAATGTACCCATTGAAGATGTAGCAGGTGCCGTCAAGGATTTGATCGAGGAAGGCAAGGTCAAGCATTTCGGCCTCTCAGAAGCTGGTGTAAAAACCATCAGGCGTGCCCATGCCGTGCAACCCGTGACCGCCTTGCAAAGCGAGTATTCGCTTTGGTGGAGGAAGCCCGAAGAGGAAGTGCTGCCAACGCTCGAGGAGTTGGGCATCGGATTTGTTCCCTTCAGTCCGCTTGGCAAAGGGTTTCTCACGGGTAAAATTAACGCAAATACGGAATTTGACAGCACAGATTTTCGCAACAGTGTTCCCCGCTTCAATATGGAGAATCGCCAAGCGAACCAGGCATTGGTTGATTTGCTTCGTTCATTCGCAAAACAAAAGAAGGCGACTCCCGCTCAAATTGCCCTTGCCTGGCTGCTTGCAAAAAAGCCTTGGATCGTTCCGATTCCTGGCACGACGAAGCTTGATCGCCTTGAAGAAAACATTGGAGCAGTGGATGTCAAACTTACGGCTGACGATCTGCGCGCCATTGAAAACGCTTCTTCAAAAATCAAGATCGAAGGGAATCGCTATCCGGACGCTCTTGAACAGATGACTGGCCGGTAA
- the fabG gene encoding 3-oxoacyl-ACP reductase FabG, whose product MLNSTPIHAEDTAGRTFNESKSIKRFSNQVVIVTGASRGIGRGIARLFAEEGANVVLVGRDEAQLKAVKTIIQDDNGNAFFVKADVSNPKDMERMVNEALSQYGKIDVLCHNAGIYPHARLENMTLEEWQTVIDVNLTGTFLAVKACIPAMKAQGHGKIVITSSISGPQTALPGYSHYTASKGGIAGFIRTAAVELAKYKINVNAVEPGNITTEGLDATGSEHINNMIRAIPLGRLGTPEDVAHAILFLSSKEAGYITGQNLIIDGGQTLPESHFSEY is encoded by the coding sequence ATGCTCAATTCTACACCAATTCATGCAGAAGACACTGCCGGACGCACATTCAATGAATCAAAAAGCATTAAACGATTTAGCAATCAAGTGGTCATTGTAACAGGTGCTTCAAGAGGAATTGGTCGAGGAATAGCTCGTCTTTTCGCTGAAGAAGGAGCAAATGTTGTTTTAGTGGGACGAGATGAAGCTCAACTCAAAGCAGTAAAAACAATCATTCAAGACGACAATGGTAATGCATTTTTTGTAAAAGCTGATGTTAGCAATCCGAAAGACATGGAGAGAATGGTCAATGAGGCGTTAAGTCAATATGGCAAGATAGATGTCCTTTGCCATAATGCAGGAATTTATCCACATGCCAGGCTTGAAAACATGACACTTGAAGAATGGCAAACAGTAATTGATGTAAACCTAACTGGGACTTTTTTAGCAGTTAAAGCTTGTATACCAGCAATGAAGGCTCAAGGGCATGGAAAAATTGTTATTACATCATCTATTTCAGGTCCCCAAACAGCCCTACCTGGATATTCTCATTATACTGCCTCTAAAGGTGGAATAGCTGGATTTATTCGAACTGCAGCCGTTGAGTTGGCAAAATATAAAATTAACGTAAATGCTGTTGAGCCTGGTAATATTACGACTGAAGGCCTCGATGCAACAGGTTCAGAGCACATTAACAATATGATTCGCGCCATACCTTTGGGTCGACTGGGAACTCCCGAAGATGTCGCTCATGCTATTCTTTTTCTTTCATCAAAAGAAGCTGGCTATATTACAGGTCAAAATCTCATCATAGATGGAGGCCAGACATTGCCAGAAAGCCATTTTTCCGAATATTAA
- a CDS encoding DUF3987 domain-containing protein has protein sequence MDKEEGIGRGPEASTKKINAKTIVQKDLISCESANKFLTLLDENAESFTFQTFADKKLEGSYDSLAKIFHGSLEDNFDKLVDLQLQGAGVFVTINQTNGKGRTSDHINKVRACFVDLDGSPLDPILRAPVDPHIIIESSPGRFHAYWLIEDLALENFRFIQECLAKQYNGDKAVIDLPRVMRLPGFFHQKKDPFLTKIFQESGALPISGSLFLDKMGIDLSHRKQREHKSQVQFENNLVLQALNDRKMIKEQKSNPQGCYIITCPWENQHTSIDKGTCYYEPGSNGFFSHGFKCFHSHCKNQTTLDLLKYLEISNSPEIEPIPLNRHLASFQPFPVDALGATLEEAVKVAMKIIQAPDAICAQSFLSAANLAVMPHRDVLIDGRIIPLSEFFVTIAETGDRKTGIDRVALKPIVEWEKMHYASFRAECIQYENEMKIWEKQRKDKIEKINDSSCLQDELRKLGIPKQPPLEPVFLCGEPTLEGITKLFQKGQPALGLFSDEGGKFLGGFSMGKENILKTAAGLSSLWDGSSIDRVRSGDGSSKLFGRRLALHLMIQPVLLPTLINSDLLLGQGLISRLLISFPETLAGTRLYREENIYEQPEIIKFYDKMNSILDRKLPVGEPPYPQNELNPPLLRLTLEAKHAWIDFHNSVESKLGKGQDYRFIKGFACKAAEHALRLGATLQLLEDIESQYLTESYLKKGIRLTEFYLNEALRICGYAYDNPELRQAHELLEWLLNKLAEGHERHVPLSFVVQYGPPALRNAEKARQFMRILEKHRYLFFTPNTLINGKMCREVWWVRPIDPEIK, from the coding sequence ATGGATAAAGAAGAAGGAATTGGACGAGGCCCCGAAGCCTCGACCAAAAAAATTAACGCTAAAACCATTGTACAAAAAGATCTAATTTCTTGCGAGAGCGCAAATAAATTTTTAACTCTTTTAGACGAAAATGCAGAATCTTTCACATTTCAAACTTTTGCGGATAAAAAACTTGAAGGTAGCTATGACTCTCTGGCTAAAATTTTTCATGGAAGTCTAGAAGACAATTTTGACAAGCTCGTTGACCTACAGCTTCAAGGAGCAGGAGTTTTTGTTACTATCAATCAAACAAATGGCAAAGGCCGAACGAGTGATCACATTAATAAAGTAAGAGCTTGTTTCGTAGATCTTGATGGCTCGCCTTTAGATCCCATTTTAAGGGCTCCCGTTGACCCACATATCATTATCGAGTCAAGTCCTGGACGATTTCATGCTTATTGGTTAATTGAAGACTTAGCACTAGAAAATTTCAGATTCATACAAGAGTGTTTAGCAAAACAGTATAACGGAGATAAAGCTGTCATAGACCTTCCTCGCGTTATGAGACTGCCAGGATTTTTTCATCAGAAAAAAGATCCTTTTCTCACTAAAATCTTCCAAGAAAGTGGCGCCTTACCTATTTCTGGATCTTTATTTTTAGATAAAATGGGCATTGATTTATCACATCGAAAACAAAGGGAACATAAGTCACAAGTTCAATTTGAAAACAATCTGGTTCTACAGGCTCTTAATGATCGTAAAATGATAAAGGAGCAAAAATCAAACCCTCAGGGATGTTACATTATTACTTGTCCCTGGGAAAATCAGCATACGTCTATTGATAAAGGAACTTGCTATTATGAACCTGGCTCAAATGGCTTTTTTTCGCACGGCTTTAAGTGTTTTCATAGTCATTGCAAAAATCAAACCACACTAGACTTGTTAAAGTATCTTGAAATATCTAATTCTCCAGAAATCGAACCTATCCCCTTAAATAGACATTTAGCATCTTTTCAACCCTTTCCTGTAGATGCTCTGGGGGCAACTCTTGAAGAAGCTGTGAAAGTTGCTATGAAAATCATTCAAGCTCCCGACGCTATTTGTGCTCAAAGCTTTCTAAGTGCAGCAAATTTAGCGGTTATGCCTCATCGCGATGTTTTAATTGACGGTCGCATAATTCCCTTATCAGAATTTTTTGTGACAATAGCTGAAACGGGTGACCGCAAAACTGGTATCGATAGAGTAGCTTTAAAACCTATAGTTGAATGGGAAAAAATGCATTATGCTTCCTTCAGAGCAGAATGTATACAATATGAAAATGAAATGAAAATTTGGGAAAAGCAAAGAAAAGACAAAATTGAAAAAATAAATGATTCAAGTTGTCTTCAAGATGAACTCAGAAAGTTAGGTATTCCTAAACAGCCCCCGCTTGAACCAGTTTTTCTTTGTGGTGAACCTACCTTAGAAGGGATTACAAAACTTTTCCAAAAGGGACAACCCGCCTTAGGTTTATTCTCAGATGAAGGCGGTAAGTTTCTTGGCGGATTTTCAATGGGGAAAGAGAATATTTTAAAGACAGCTGCTGGTCTTTCCTCGCTTTGGGATGGATCATCAATAGATCGTGTTCGTTCTGGAGATGGATCTTCAAAGTTGTTTGGAAGACGTCTTGCCTTACATCTGATGATACAACCAGTGCTTTTACCTACTTTAATTAATTCAGATCTTCTGCTAGGCCAAGGCCTTATATCAAGATTATTAATTAGTTTTCCAGAAACTCTGGCAGGAACTCGTCTGTATAGAGAAGAAAATATCTACGAACAACCTGAAATCATTAAATTCTATGATAAAATGAATAGCATTTTAGATAGAAAACTACCTGTAGGCGAGCCTCCTTATCCACAAAATGAACTTAATCCGCCTTTATTAAGACTAACACTTGAAGCAAAACATGCTTGGATTGATTTTCACAATTCAGTCGAATCCAAATTAGGGAAAGGACAGGATTATCGTTTTATTAAAGGATTTGCCTGTAAAGCAGCAGAACATGCTCTCAGGTTGGGAGCTACATTACAGTTATTAGAAGATATAGAGAGTCAATATTTAACTGAAAGCTATCTAAAGAAAGGCATTCGTTTAACTGAATTTTACTTAAACGAAGCGCTTAGAATTTGTGGCTATGCTTATGATAATCCTGAATTGAGACAGGCCCATGAATTGCTAGAATGGCTTTTAAACAAATTAGCAGAGGGACATGAAAGACATGTACCTTTGTCTTTTGTCGTTCAATATGGTCCACCAGCTCTAAGAAATGCAGAAAAAGCACGTCAGTTTATGCGGATTTTGGAAAAACATCGGTATCTCTTCTTTACTCCTAATACATTAATAAATGGAAAGATGTGTCGAGAGGTATGGTGGGTGAGGCCCATAGATCCCGAAATTAAATGA
- a CDS encoding terminase small subunit: MVAPKNHAPYPGCELGGRPQKYNQEDIENLANEFLIWLKKPENLWFKDFCLEKDIDPDLLSEWAKKNQKFNGVYKLAKHQQEARLIKGGLMNLYNASIVKLVLANAHGWNTDRQQTQVSGDATNPLSFLLKKADGESKDLVNYEQ; the protein is encoded by the coding sequence ATGGTAGCACCTAAAAATCATGCACCTTATCCAGGTTGTGAACTTGGTGGTAGACCTCAAAAATACAATCAAGAAGACATTGAAAATTTAGCTAATGAATTTCTTATATGGTTAAAGAAGCCAGAAAATCTTTGGTTCAAAGACTTCTGTTTAGAAAAGGATATTGATCCAGATCTATTGTCAGAATGGGCTAAAAAAAATCAAAAGTTTAACGGAGTGTATAAGTTAGCTAAGCATCAACAAGAGGCTCGCTTAATCAAGGGAGGACTCATGAATTTGTATAATGCTTCTATCGTTAAGCTTGTCCTTGCAAATGCACATGGGTGGAATACAGATAGACAACAAACTCAAGTTAGCGGAGATGCTACCAATCCCCTTTCCTTTCTTTTAAAAAAAGCTGATGGAGAGTCGAAAGACTTAGTTAACTATGAACAATAA
- the kdpF gene encoding K(+)-transporting ATPase subunit F, with the protein MQSEFILAGVICVFLLIYLTYTILHPEKF; encoded by the coding sequence ATGCAAAGTGAATTTATCTTGGCAGGAGTGATCTGTGTGTTTTTACTTATCTACTTGACATACACTATATTACACCCTGAAAAATTTTAA